In one window of Escherichia coli DSM 30083 = JCM 1649 = ATCC 11775 DNA:
- the narZ gene encoding nitrate reductase Z subunit alpha — MSKLLDRFRYFKQKGETFADGHGQVMHSNRDWEDSYRQRWQFDKIVRSTHGVNCTGSCSWKIYVKNGLVTWEIQQTDYPRTRPDLPNHEPRGCPRGASYSWYLYSANRLKYPLIRKRLIELWREALKQHSDPVLAWASIMNDPQKSLSYKQVRGRGGFIRSNWQELNQLIAAANVWTIKTYGPDRVAGFSPIPAMSMVSYAAGTRYLSLLGGTCLSFYDWYCDLPPASPMTWGEQTDVPESADWYNSSYIIAWGSNVPQTRTPDAHFFTEVRYKGTKTIAITPDYSEVAKLCDQWLAPKQGTDSALAMAMGHVILKEFHLDNPSDYFINYCRRYSDMPMLVMLEPRDDGSYVPGRMVRASDLVDGLGESNNPQWKTVAVNTAGELVVPNGSIGFRWGEKGKWNLESIAAGTETELSLTLLGQHDAVAGVAFPYFGGIENPHFRSVKHNPVLVRQLPVKNLTLADGSTCPVVSVYDLVLANYGLDRGLEDENSAKDYAEIKPYTPAWGEQITGVPRQYIETIAREFADTAHKTHGRSMIILGAGVNHWYHMDMNYRGMINMLIFCGCVGQSGGGWAHYVGQEKLRPQTGWLPLAFALDWNRPPRQMNSTSFFYNHSSQWRYEKVTAQELLSPLADASKYSGHLIDFNVRAERMGWLPSAPQLGRNPLSLKAEADKAGLSPAEFTVQALKSGELRMACEQPDNGSNHPRNLFVWRSNLLGSSGKGHEYMQKYLLGTKSGIQGEELGPTEGIQPEEVEWQTAAIEGKLDLLVTLDFRMSSTCLFSDIVLPTATWYEKDDMNTSDMHPFIHPLSAAVDPAWESRSDWEIYKGIAKAFSQVCIGHLGKETDVVLQPLLHDSPAELSQPCEVLDWRKGECDLIPGKTAPNIVAVERDYPATYERFTSLGPLMDKLGNGGKGISWNTQDEIDFLGKLNYTKRDGPAKGRPLIDTAIDASEVILALAPETNGHVAVKAWQALGEITGREHTHLALHKEDEKIRFRDIQAQPRKIISSPTWSGLESDHVSYNAGYTNVHELIPWRTLSGRQQLYQDHPWMRAFGESLVAYRPPIDTRSVSEMRQIPPNGFPEKALNFLTPHQKWGIHSTYSENLLMLTLSRGGPIVWLSETDARELTIVDNDWVEVFNANGALTARAVVSQRVPPGMTMMYHAQERIMNIPGSEVTGMRGGIHNSVTRVCPKPTHMIGGYAQLAWGFNYYGTVGSNRDEFIMIRKMKNVNWLDDEGRDQVQEAKK, encoded by the coding sequence ATCGCTTTCGCTACTTCAAACAAAAGGGCGAAACCTTTGCCGATGGTCACGGACAGGTGATGCATAGCAACCGCGACTGGGAGGACAGCTATCGCCAGCGTTGGCAGTTCGACAAAATCGTGCGTTCCACCCACGGTGTTAACTGTACAGGCTCCTGCAGCTGGAAAATCTACGTTAAAAATGGTCTGGTGACCTGGGAAATCCAACAGACCGACTACCCGCGCACTCGCCCTGACCTGCCAAATCATGAACCTCGCGGCTGCCCGCGTGGCGCAAGTTACTCCTGGTATCTCTACAGCGCTAACCGCCTGAAATACCCGCTCATTCGTAAACGACTGATTGAACTGTGGCGCGAAGCCCTCAAACAACACAGCGATCCGGTACTGGCGTGGGCATCGATTATGAACGATCCGCAAAAGAGCCTGAGCTACAAACAAGTGCGTGGACGCGGTGGCTTTATCCGCTCCAACTGGCAGGAGCTAAATCAGCTGATTGCCGCCGCTAACGTCTGGACCATCAAAACTTACGGCCCGGATCGCGTTGCCGGTTTCTCGCCGATTCCGGCGATGTCGATGGTTTCTTACGCCGCCGGAACACGCTATCTGTCGTTGTTAGGTGGCACCTGTTTAAGCTTCTACGACTGGTATTGCGACCTGCCGCCCGCCTCGCCGATGACCTGGGGCGAGCAAACCGACGTACCGGAATCTGCCGACTGGTATAACTCCAGTTACATCATCGCCTGGGGGTCTAACGTACCGCAGACACGTACGCCGGACGCCCATTTCTTTACCGAAGTACGCTACAAAGGCACTAAAACCATCGCCATTACCCCTGACTACTCTGAAGTGGCCAAATTGTGCGACCAGTGGCTGGCACCGAAACAAGGCACTGATAGTGCCCTGGCAATGGCAATGGGCCATGTCATTTTAAAAGAGTTTCATCTCGATAATCCCAGCGATTATTTTATCAACTACTGCCGCCGCTACAGCGACATGCCGATGCTGGTAATGCTGGAACCTCGCGACGACGGCAGCTACGTTCCCGGGCGCATGGTCCGCGCATCTGACCTGGTGGATGGACTGGGCGAAAGCAATAATCCGCAGTGGAAAACCGTGGCAGTTAATACCGCAGGTGAATTGGTAGTGCCGAACGGTTCGATTGGTTTTCGCTGGGGAGAAAAAGGCAAATGGAACCTGGAATCCATTGCCGCCGGTACGGAAACCGAATTGTCGTTAACCCTGCTCGGTCAACATGACGCCGTTGCAGGCGTGGCCTTCCCCTACTTTGGCGGCATTGAAAATCCACATTTTCGCAGCGTAAAACACAATCCTGTCCTGGTGCGCCAATTGCCCGTTAAAAACCTGACATTAGCCGATGGTAGCACCTGTCCGGTGGTCAGCGTTTATGATTTGGTACTGGCGAATTACGGCCTCGATCGCGGGCTGGAAGATGAAAACAGCGCGAAAGATTACGCTGAAATCAAACCTTATACCCCTGCCTGGGGCGAGCAAATTACCGGCGTTCCGCGCCAGTATATTGAAACCATCGCCCGTGAATTTGCCGATACCGCCCATAAAACGCATGGGCGCTCGATGATTATTCTCGGCGCAGGTGTTAACCACTGGTATCACATGGACATGAACTACCGCGGGATGATCAATATGCTGATCTTCTGCGGTTGTGTCGGGCAAAGCGGTGGCGGCTGGGCACACTATGTCGGTCAGGAAAAACTGCGCCCGCAAACCGGCTGGCTGCCTCTGGCCTTTGCGCTCGACTGGAACCGACCACCGCGCCAGATGAACAGCACCTCGTTTTTCTACAATCACTCCAGCCAGTGGCGCTATGAAAAAGTCACCGCGCAGGAATTGCTCTCACCGCTCGCCGATGCCAGTAAATACAGCGGTCACCTGATTGATTTCAACGTTCGCGCCGAACGTATGGGCTGGCTACCTTCTGCGCCGCAGCTGGGGCGTAACCCGCTCTCCCTGAAAGCCGAAGCCGACAAGGCCGGATTGTCACCCGCCGAATTTACCGTCCAGGCACTGAAGTCAGGCGAATTACGCATGGCCTGCGAACAGCCGGACAACGGCAGCAACCATCCGCGTAACCTGTTTGTCTGGCGTTCAAACCTGCTTGGCTCTTCCGGCAAGGGCCACGAGTATATGCAGAAGTATCTGCTGGGTACGAAAAGTGGCATTCAGGGGGAAGAACTTGGACCGACGGAGGGAATCCAACCAGAAGAAGTCGAGTGGCAAACTGCGGCGATTGAAGGCAAGCTCGACCTGCTGGTGACGCTCGACTTCCGCATGTCCAGTACCTGCCTGTTCTCCGATATCGTTCTGCCCACCGCCACCTGGTACGAAAAAGACGATATGAATACCTCGGATATGCATCCATTTATTCATCCGCTTTCTGCGGCGGTCGATCCGGCGTGGGAATCACGCAGCGACTGGGAAATCTACAAAGGTATCGCTAAAGCCTTTTCGCAAGTGTGCATAGGGCATCTCGGCAAAGAAACCGACGTGGTATTACAACCACTGCTGCATGACTCCCCGGCAGAGCTTTCACAGCCGTGTGAAGTGCTCGACTGGCGCAAAGGCGAGTGCGATCTGATTCCAGGCAAAACCGCGCCGAATATTGTGGCGGTGGAGCGCGACTACCCTGCTACCTATGAACGCTTTACCTCACTCGGGCCATTGATGGACAAACTTGGCAACGGCGGTAAAGGGATTTCGTGGAATACCCAGGATGAAATTGATTTCCTCGGTAAACTCAATTACACCAAGCGTGATGGCCCGGCAAAGGGGCGTCCGCTGATTGACACCGCCATTGACGCATCAGAAGTGATTCTGGCACTGGCACCGGAAACCAACGGCCATGTTGCAGTCAAAGCGTGGCAAGCGCTGGGCGAGATCACCGGACGCGAACATACCCATCTGGCGCTGCACAAAGAGGACGAGAAGATTCGCTTTCGCGATATTCAGGCGCAGCCGCGTAAAATTATCTCCAGCCCCACATGGTCTGGTCTGGAAAGCGATCACGTTTCCTATAACGCGGGATACACCAACGTTCATGAGTTAATTCCGTGGCGCACGCTGTCAGGACGCCAGCAACTCTATCAGGATCATCCGTGGATGCGTGCTTTTGGTGAAAGTCTGGTGGCTTATCGCCCGCCTATCGACACCCGTAGCGTCAGTGAAATGCGCCAGATACCGCCAAACGGCTTCCCGGAGAAAGCCCTTAACTTCCTGACGCCGCACCAGAAATGGGGCATTCACTCAACCTACAGTGAAAACCTGCTAATGCTGACGCTCTCTCGCGGTGGACCGATTGTCTGGCTCAGCGAAACCGATGCCCGTGAACTGACCATTGTCGATAACGACTGGGTGGAAGTGTTTAACGCCAATGGCGCGCTGACTGCCCGCGCGGTGGTCAGCCAGCGTGTACCGCCGGGCATGACCATGATGTATCACGCTCAGGAACGCATTATGAATATTCCTGGTTCGGAAGTAACTGGCATGCGCGGCGGCATTCATAACTCGGTCACCCGCGTTTGTCCGAAACCAACGCATATGATTGGCGGTTACGCGCAGCTGGCCTGGGGCTTTAACTACTACGGCACCGTCGGCTCAAACCGCGACGAATTCATCATGATCCGCAAGATGAAGAACGTTAACTGGCTGGATGATGAAGGTCGCGATCAGGTACAGGAGGCGAAAAAATGA
- the narW gene encoding nitrate reductase molybdenum cofactor assembly chaperone, whose translation MQILKVIGLLMEYPDELLWECKDDALALIRRDAPMLTDFALDLLNAPLLDKQAEWCEVFDRGRTTSLLLFEHVHAESRDRGQAMVDLLAEYEKVGLQLNCRELPDYLPLYLEYLSVLPDDQAKEGLLNVAPILALLGGRLKQREAPWYALFDALLQLAGSPLSSDSVIKQIRSEERDDTHQALDAVWEEEQVKFIEDNATACDSSPLNQYQRRFSQDVAPQYVDISAGGGK comes from the coding sequence ATGCAGATCCTCAAAGTGATCGGCCTGTTGATGGAGTACCCAGACGAGTTGTTGTGGGAGTGTAAGGACGACGCGCTGGCGCTTATCCGCCGCGACGCGCCGATGCTCACCGATTTTGCACTCGACCTGCTCAACGCCCCGCTGCTGGATAAACAGGCCGAATGGTGTGAAGTGTTTGACCGCGGGCGCACCACGTCGCTGCTGCTGTTTGAACATGTTCATGCCGAGTCCCGCGATCGCGGCCAGGCAATGGTGGACCTGCTGGCGGAGTATGAAAAGGTCGGTCTGCAACTGAATTGTAGGGAACTGCCCGATTATCTACCGCTGTATCTGGAGTATTTAAGCGTACTTCCGGACGATCAGGCGAAAGAAGGATTACTCAACGTTGCGCCGATCCTCGCCCTGCTTGGCGGACGCTTAAAACAACGCGAGGCACCGTGGTACGCGTTATTTGACGCCCTGTTGCAACTGGCAGGAAGCCCTCTGTCAAGTGACAGTGTCATAAAACAGATTCGCAGTGAAGAGCGTGACGACACCCACCAGGCGCTGGATGCGGTGTGGGAAGAAGAACAGGTGAAGTTTATTGAAGATAACGCCACGGCGTGTGACAGCTCGCCGCTTAATCAATATCAGCGACGCTTTAGCCAGGATGTCGCGCCGCAGTATGTCGACATCAGTGCGGGAGGTGGGAAATGA
- the narI gene encoding respiratory nitrate reductase subunit gamma encodes MIQYLNVFFYDIYPYLCGTVFILGSWLRYDHGQYTWRAASSQMLDKRGMVLWSNLFHIGILGIFFGHLFGMLTPHWMYAWFLPVAVKQQMAMILGGICGVLTLIGGAGLLVRRLTNPRIRATSSGADILILAILLIQCILGLTTIPFSAQHPDGSEMMKLVGWAQSIVTFQGGASTHLDGVAFIFRVHLVLGMTIFLLFPFTRLVHVWSAPFEYFTRRYQIVRSRR; translated from the coding sequence ATGATTCAGTATCTGAACGTCTTTTTTTACGATATCTACCCGTACTTGTGCGGCACGGTTTTTATCCTTGGAAGCTGGCTGCGCTACGACCACGGGCAGTACACCTGGCGCGCCGCCTCCAGCCAGATGCTGGATAAACGCGGGATGGTGCTGTGGTCGAACTTGTTCCATATCGGCATTTTGGGGATTTTCTTCGGGCACCTGTTCGGCATGTTAACGCCACACTGGATGTACGCGTGGTTTCTGCCGGTGGCGGTAAAACAGCAGATGGCGATGATCCTCGGCGGAATATGCGGGGTATTGACGCTGATTGGCGGTGCGGGGCTACTGGTGCGTCGTTTAACAAATCCGCGTATCAGGGCGACGTCTTCTGGTGCGGATATCCTGATCCTCGCCATTTTGTTAATTCAGTGCATTCTTGGGTTAACCACCATTCCTTTTTCAGCACAACATCCGGACGGCAGTGAAATGATGAAGTTGGTGGGCTGGGCGCAAAGCATCGTCACTTTCCAGGGCGGTGCATCTACGCATCTTGATGGTGTCGCCTTTATATTCCGCGTTCATCTGGTGCTTGGAATGACCATCTTCCTGCTCTTCCCGTTCACCCGACTGGTGCATGTCTGGAGCGCGCCGTTTGAGTACTTTACTCGTCGGTATCAGATTGTGCGTTCGCGGCGTTAA
- the narH gene encoding nitrate reductase subunit beta, which produces MKIRSQVGMVLNLDKCIGCHTCSVTCKNVWTGREGMEYAWFNNVETKPGIGYPKNWEDQEEWQGGWVRDVNGKIRPRLGSKMGVITKIFANPVVPQIDDYYEPFTFDYEHLHSAPEGKHIPTARPRSLIDGKRMDKVIWGPNWEELLGGEFEKRARDRNFEAMQKEMYGQFENTFMMYLPRLCEHCLNPSCVATCPSGAIYKREEDGIVLIDQDKCRGWRLCISGCPYKKIYFNWKSGKSEKCIFCYPRIESGQPTVCSETCVGRIRYLGVLLYDADRIEEAASTEREVDLYERQCEVFLDPHDPSVIEEALKQGIPQNVIDAAQRSPVYKMAMDWKLALPLHPEYRTLPMVWYVPPLSPIQSYADAGGLPKSEGVLPAIESLRIPVQYLANMLSAGDTGPVLRALKRMMAMRHYMRSQTVEGVTDTRAIDEVGLSVAQVEEMYRYLAIANYEDRFVIPTSHREMAGDAFAERNGCGFTFGDGCHGSDSKFNLFNSSRIDAINITEVRDKAEGE; this is translated from the coding sequence ATGAAAATACGTTCGCAAGTCGGCATGGTGCTTAACCTCGATAAATGTATCGGCTGCCATACCTGTTCGGTGACCTGTAAAAACGTCTGGACCGGACGCGAAGGCATGGAGTACGCATGGTTTAACAACGTCGAAACCAAACCGGGCATTGGTTATCCGAAAAACTGGGAAGATCAGGAAGAATGGCAAGGCGGCTGGGTGCGTGATGTGAATGGCAAGATACGCCCGCGTCTGGGCAGCAAAATGGGCGTGATTACCAAAATTTTCGCCAACCCGGTAGTGCCGCAGATTGACGATTACTACGAACCTTTCACCTTCGACTACGAACATTTGCATAGCGCGCCGGAAGGCAAACATATTCCCACCGCCCGTCCGCGTTCACTGATTGACGGCAAACGGATGGACAAAGTGATCTGGGGCCCAAACTGGGAAGAACTGCTGGGCGGCGAATTTGAAAAACGAGCCCGCGACCGCAACTTCGAGGCCATGCAAAAGGAGATGTACGGGCAGTTTGAAAACACCTTCATGATGTACCTGCCGCGCTTGTGCGAACACTGCCTTAACCCCAGTTGTGTAGCGACCTGCCCCAGCGGCGCTATCTACAAACGCGAAGAAGACGGCATTGTGCTGATCGATCAGGATAAATGCCGTGGCTGGCGTTTGTGCATTAGCGGTTGCCCATACAAAAAAATCTACTTCAACTGGAAAAGCGGTAAGTCAGAAAAATGTATTTTCTGTTATCCGCGAATTGAGTCCGGTCAGCCAACAGTCTGCTCCGAAACCTGCGTGGGTCGCATCCGGTATCTGGGCGTGCTGCTCTACGACGCCGACCGCATCGAAGAAGCAGCGAGTACCGAACGAGAGGTCGATCTCTATGAACGCCAGTGCGAAGTGTTCCTCGATCCGCACGATCCCTCGGTGATCGAAGAAGCCCTGAAACAAGGTATTCCACAAAACGTGATTGACGCTGCCCAGCGTTCGCCTGTCTACAAAATGGCGATGGACTGGAAACTGGCGCTACCGCTGCACCCTGAATACCGCACCCTGCCGATGGTCTGGTACGTTCCTCCGCTGTCACCGATTCAGTCCTACGCTGATGCGGGCGGCTTGCCGAAAAGCGAAGGCGTGCTGCCCGCCATCGAAAGCCTGCGTATTCCGGTGCAATATCTCGCCAATATGTTGAGTGCCGGTGATACCGGTCCGGTACTGCGGGCGCTGAAACGGATGATGGCGATGCGCCACTATATGCGTTCACAAACCGTGGAAGGCGTTACTGATACTCGTGCCATCGACGAAGTAGGCCTGAGCGTCGCCCAGGTCGAAGAGATGTATCGTTACCTCGCCATTGCCAACTATGAAGATCGTTTCGTCATCCCGACAAGCCATCGGGAAATGGCGGGCGATGCCTTCGCAGAACGCAACGGCTGCGGTTTTACCTTTGGCGACGGTTGCCACGGTTCGGACAGCAAATTCAACCTGTTCAACAGTAGCCGTATCGATGCCATCAACATCACCGAAGTGCGCGACAAAGCGGAGGGCGAATAA